In one window of Tellurirhabdus rosea DNA:
- a CDS encoding LTA synthase family protein, translated as MRSRISWLAAYFLLWGAWFEGSRLVFLWYQFVQQNGADPANWLPILGHGLRMDLSVAGYLTLLPGFWLAFAPARWLFPVIRPYSSLMVIVVSFLTTVDLELYRAWGFRLDTTPLRYLSTPNEAFASIGSSPLGWLAFILILLTITGAALFLTVNRWFSRQPGIAYRSPFEAVPLVLATAGLIIPIRGGLQLAPMNVSAVYFSRSLFDNHAAINPQWNFIFSVLERPADNVNPFAFLPENQARQNVQHLYEFGARAKPVLKTRKPNIVLIIWESLTAKAVAGLGGRTGITPQFERLSQEGLLFSQLYASGDRSDKGLVAVLSGFPAQPTASIMTIPGKAAKLPTLSQHLKKAGYETSFYYGGETEFANIKSYLLNSQYDRIVSKADFNSSDWNSKWGAHDHVVYDRLLQDLNRQQKPFFATFFTLSSHEPFETPVPTVISGADEESRFLNAMHYADQSFGRFIEEAKKQPWWDNTLIVVVADHGHRLPVLSPDKVANFHIPMLWLGGALKASSKVIGNTGSQTDLAATLLNQLRLDGSAFRFSRDLLAPCSRPFAYFAFNNGFGLVQPDRWLIFDNESRQVSSSRGKVTQEDVEVGEAYEAISYGEFLIK; from the coding sequence ATGCGTAGTCGCATCAGCTGGCTCGCCGCTTATTTCCTGTTATGGGGCGCCTGGTTTGAGGGGTCCCGGCTTGTTTTTCTTTGGTATCAGTTCGTGCAGCAGAACGGGGCCGACCCCGCCAACTGGCTGCCGATTCTGGGGCACGGCCTCCGCATGGACCTTTCGGTGGCCGGTTACCTGACGCTGCTGCCGGGTTTCTGGCTGGCGTTTGCCCCCGCCCGCTGGCTTTTTCCGGTGATCCGGCCTTACTCGTCCCTGATGGTTATCGTGGTCAGCTTCCTCACTACGGTCGATCTGGAATTATACCGGGCCTGGGGATTCCGGCTCGATACCACTCCCCTGCGCTATCTCAGCACGCCCAATGAAGCGTTTGCATCCATCGGCTCATCGCCGCTGGGCTGGCTGGCGTTCATCCTGATTCTGCTGACTATAACGGGCGCGGCCCTGTTCCTGACGGTCAACCGGTGGTTCTCCCGGCAGCCCGGCATCGCGTACAGGTCACCCTTTGAAGCCGTTCCGCTGGTGCTGGCCACCGCCGGACTGATTATTCCCATCCGCGGCGGACTGCAACTGGCACCGATGAACGTGAGCGCGGTTTATTTCTCCCGGAGTTTGTTCGACAATCACGCGGCGATCAATCCGCAGTGGAATTTCATTTTTTCGGTGCTCGAACGACCGGCGGACAATGTCAATCCGTTTGCCTTTTTACCGGAAAATCAGGCCCGGCAGAATGTCCAGCACCTGTATGAGTTCGGTGCCCGGGCCAAGCCGGTGCTCAAAACCCGAAAGCCGAACATTGTCCTGATTATCTGGGAAAGCCTGACGGCGAAAGCCGTGGCGGGTCTCGGCGGACGGACCGGCATCACGCCGCAGTTTGAACGCCTGAGTCAGGAAGGGCTGCTGTTCAGCCAGTTGTACGCCAGCGGCGACCGGAGTGATAAAGGGCTGGTGGCGGTCCTGAGCGGCTTTCCCGCCCAGCCCACGGCCTCCATCATGACCATTCCGGGGAAAGCCGCCAAATTGCCCACCCTGAGCCAGCACCTCAAAAAAGCGGGCTACGAAACGTCCTTTTATTACGGGGGTGAAACCGAATTTGCCAACATCAAATCGTACCTGCTCAACAGCCAGTACGACCGCATTGTGTCCAAAGCGGATTTCAACTCCTCCGACTGGAATTCCAAGTGGGGCGCCCACGACCATGTGGTCTACGACCGGCTCCTCCAGGATTTGAACAGGCAGCAAAAGCCTTTTTTTGCCACGTTCTTCACCCTGAGCAGTCACGAACCGTTCGAAACGCCCGTTCCCACCGTAATTTCCGGAGCGGATGAGGAGTCCCGCTTTCTGAACGCGATGCACTACGCGGACCAAAGCTTTGGCCGGTTCATCGAGGAGGCCAAAAAGCAGCCCTGGTGGGACAATACGCTGATTGTTGTCGTCGCCGACCACGGGCACCGGCTTCCGGTCCTCTCGCCCGACAAAGTGGCCAATTTTCACATTCCCATGCTCTGGCTGGGCGGCGCCCTGAAAGCTTCATCCAAAGTAATCGGCAATACCGGCTCCCAGACCGACCTGGCCGCTACGCTTCTGAACCAGTTGCGGCTGGATGGGTCGGCCTTCCGTTTCAGCCGGGACCTGCTGGCTCCGTGCAGCCGTCCGTTTGCCTATTTCGCCTTCAACAACGGCTTCGGGCTGGTTCAACCGGACCGCTGGCTGATTTTTGATAACGAAAGCCGTCAGGTCAGTTCCTCCCGGGGTAAGGTTACGCAGGAAGATGTGGAAGTCGGCGAAGCGTATGAAGCCATTTCGTACGGTGAATTTTTAATCAAATAA
- the mtaB gene encoding tRNA (N(6)-L-threonylcarbamoyladenosine(37)-C(2))-methylthiotransferase MtaB has product MKKVAFYTLGCKLNFSESSTLARMLEDLGYERVEFNQQPDVFIINTCSVTDNADKKCRKIVREAQKINPEGYVAILGCYAQLKPQEIAEIPGVDAVLGASEKFRLHELLPTFVKATSGTAQVYNSPIEEALEYHASYSLNDRTRTFLKVQDGCDYPCAYCTIPLARGRSRSDSIANVVRAAGEIAARGVREIVLTGVNIGDFGLVNGERVETFLDLIRALDEVDGIERFRISSIEPNLLTDEVIAFVAQSKRFVPHFHVPLQSGSNKVLGLMRRRYRRELYADRVAQIKRLMPDACIGVDVIVGHPGETDELFRETYQFLNELDISYLHVFTYSERPNTLALDIRPVVPGSKRAERSKMLHILSDKKRRAFYETQLNRTATVLFEEDVENGQMQGFTENYVRVTAKYDPLLINELKQIRMTAINPAGLMEAEEIMTDMVVHH; this is encoded by the coding sequence ATGAAAAAAGTTGCATTTTATACACTGGGTTGCAAACTGAATTTCTCCGAATCCTCTACCCTGGCCCGCATGCTGGAAGATCTGGGGTACGAACGGGTGGAATTCAACCAGCAGCCGGATGTTTTTATCATAAACACCTGCTCGGTGACGGACAATGCCGACAAAAAATGCCGGAAAATTGTTCGCGAGGCGCAGAAGATCAATCCCGAAGGCTACGTCGCTATTCTGGGCTGTTATGCCCAATTGAAACCGCAGGAAATCGCCGAAATTCCGGGCGTCGATGCCGTTCTGGGCGCTTCTGAGAAGTTTCGCCTGCACGAACTGCTGCCGACCTTTGTGAAGGCGACCAGCGGGACGGCCCAGGTTTATAATTCGCCCATCGAGGAAGCGCTGGAGTACCACGCCTCCTACTCGCTCAACGACCGGACCCGGACCTTTCTGAAAGTTCAGGACGGCTGTGATTACCCCTGCGCGTACTGCACCATTCCGCTGGCCCGGGGCCGGAGTCGGTCCGACAGCATCGCGAATGTGGTTCGGGCGGCGGGCGAAATCGCGGCCCGGGGCGTCAGGGAAATCGTTCTGACGGGCGTCAATATCGGTGATTTTGGCCTCGTCAATGGTGAGCGGGTCGAAACCTTTCTGGACCTGATCCGGGCGCTGGACGAAGTGGACGGCATTGAGCGCTTTCGCATTTCATCCATCGAGCCCAACCTGCTGACGGACGAAGTGATTGCCTTTGTCGCCCAGTCGAAGCGCTTTGTGCCGCATTTCCACGTGCCGCTGCAATCGGGTTCCAATAAAGTACTGGGGCTGATGCGCCGCCGTTACCGCCGGGAACTGTACGCCGACCGGGTGGCGCAGATCAAACGGCTGATGCCGGACGCCTGCATCGGGGTGGATGTCATCGTCGGGCACCCGGGCGAAACGGACGAGTTGTTCCGGGAAACCTACCAGTTTCTGAACGAGCTGGACATTTCCTACCTGCACGTCTTTACCTACTCGGAGCGGCCCAACACGCTGGCCCTGGACATCCGGCCGGTGGTGCCGGGCTCCAAGCGGGCGGAGCGGTCAAAAATGCTGCATATTCTCTCGGACAAAAAGCGGCGGGCCTTTTACGAAACCCAGTTGAACCGGACAGCGACCGTTCTATTTGAAGAAGACGTTGAAAACGGGCAGATGCAGGGTTTTACCGAGAACTACGTTCGAGTCACGGCCAAGTACGATCCGCTGCTGATTAACGAACTTAAACAGATTCGGATGACGGCCATCAACCCGGCGGGCCTGATGGAAGCCGAAGAAATAATGACCGATATGGTGGTGCATCATTAG
- a CDS encoding lipopolysaccharide biosynthesis protein: MKKLPLESIRKLLNSNVVLSLLGNGVATVLSLLSFTLQARWMSTSALGGFIYLYTIYTLFDTVRTGLMYNALLQQGAASTSEKGFRRWEGAVWQINLLFSAVGVLLGTAVVLVGQTWIPIDGKALGWLALSIMVSIPGNISSWMLLVRSRFRPMQIQKVLYPAIMIVILAGMQFRGGITQEKMMLANLGLTAGLSLLSIGAGWCLPQSVTRGTLQERKHFYRYGKFSIGALLGSSLLRNSDIYLLRFFVGPEAIALYSIPLRLIQIIEVPLRSVVSASIPAIVKAFHHDTPRVLSRMVAREAGGLVICLVPVAALGFLLADYLVVWLAGAQYKAAAPLVRIFMVYSLLLPLDRYLGVTLDAIGKPKANLIKMFGMLAINVVGDCLALWLFPTPEAVAAVSIVTFGSGILIGLHHANQHKVPLTLRSIGAQGLFFVRELLDKGLKKEKAEPASSALTK, from the coding sequence ATGAAGAAGTTGCCGCTTGAGTCCATCCGGAAACTGCTGAACAGCAACGTCGTCCTTTCCCTGCTCGGCAACGGGGTCGCGACAGTACTCAGCCTGCTTTCCTTTACGCTCCAGGCCCGCTGGATGTCCACCTCGGCCCTGGGCGGGTTTATTTACCTGTATACGATCTACACGCTTTTCGATACGGTCCGGACGGGGTTGATGTACAACGCCCTGCTTCAGCAGGGAGCGGCTTCTACTTCGGAGAAAGGGTTCCGGCGCTGGGAGGGAGCCGTCTGGCAGATCAACCTCCTGTTCAGCGCCGTGGGCGTGCTGCTCGGAACGGCGGTGGTGCTGGTCGGCCAGACCTGGATTCCCATCGACGGAAAAGCACTGGGGTGGCTCGCACTGTCGATCATGGTTTCCATTCCCGGAAATATATCCAGCTGGATGCTGCTGGTTCGTTCCCGGTTTCGGCCGATGCAGATTCAGAAGGTGCTGTACCCGGCCATCATGATTGTGATTCTGGCCGGGATGCAGTTCCGCGGCGGAATCACGCAGGAGAAAATGATGCTGGCCAACCTCGGTCTGACGGCCGGTTTGAGTTTGCTCTCGATTGGAGCCGGCTGGTGTCTTCCCCAGTCCGTCACCCGGGGCACCCTTCAGGAACGGAAGCACTTTTACCGCTACGGCAAGTTCAGCATCGGCGCGCTGCTGGGGTCGAGCCTGCTGCGGAATTCGGACATTTACCTGCTGCGGTTCTTTGTGGGGCCGGAAGCCATCGCGCTGTATTCCATTCCGCTGCGCCTGATTCAGATTATCGAAGTACCGCTCCGGAGCGTGGTGTCGGCTTCCATTCCGGCGATTGTCAAAGCGTTTCACCACGACACGCCGCGCGTCCTGAGCCGGATGGTGGCCCGGGAAGCGGGCGGACTGGTCATCTGCCTGGTGCCCGTTGCCGCACTGGGCTTTCTGCTGGCCGATTATCTGGTCGTCTGGCTGGCTGGGGCGCAGTACAAAGCTGCGGCCCCGCTGGTGCGAATCTTTATGGTTTACAGTCTGCTGCTGCCGCTGGATCGGTATCTGGGCGTCACCCTGGATGCCATCGGCAAGCCGAAAGCCAATCTGATCAAGATGTTCGGCATGCTGGCGATCAATGTCGTGGGAGACTGTCTGGCCCTTTGGCTCTTTCCGACTCCCGAAGCCGTCGCCGCCGTTTCCATCGTGACGTTTGGCAGCGGAATCCTGATCGGACTTCATCACGCCAACCAGCATAAGGTGCCGTTGACCCTGAGATCCATCGGGGCGCAGGGGCTGTTCTTTGTCCGGGAACTGTTGGACAAAGGCCTCAAAAAAGAAAAGGCCGAGCCGGCCTCTTCCGCCTTAACGAAATAA
- a CDS encoding glycosyltransferase family 2 protein produces the protein MSVKSKLSVYILTHNSEKYLHKVLEAVSVVADDLVILDSGSTDATADIVARWNGRFLSRPLDNFSAQRQFAIDNCRYDYVFSLDSDEIPDQELLAHIQELKKTGFTEDAYAIQRHWFVAGQPVHCLYPVTSPDTTVRLLNRQKVDFRRPAHLHESPRGYERKQDLRGSVSHYTFETREELERKLEKYSSLAAVDLIRNKRSLSLFHQVAVPLALWVRWYLLHKGFLDGALGWRLGLFAFRHSWKKYAKARAIVRQGGLPPVNEVKAGGTVDEEVAA, from the coding sequence ATGTCCGTTAAAAGCAAGTTATCGGTCTATATCCTAACACATAACAGCGAAAAGTACCTGCACAAGGTGCTGGAGGCCGTCAGCGTCGTGGCCGACGATCTGGTCATTCTTGACAGCGGCAGCACGGATGCCACGGCGGATATCGTGGCCCGTTGGAACGGCCGTTTTTTGTCCCGCCCCCTCGACAATTTCAGCGCTCAGCGTCAATTTGCCATCGATAACTGCCGCTACGACTACGTTTTTTCGCTCGACTCAGACGAAATTCCCGATCAGGAACTGCTGGCTCATATTCAGGAATTGAAGAAAACCGGTTTTACGGAAGATGCTTACGCCATCCAGCGCCACTGGTTTGTGGCCGGACAGCCGGTCCATTGCCTTTACCCGGTGACGAGCCCGGATACAACCGTCCGTCTGCTGAACCGCCAGAAGGTGGATTTTCGGCGTCCGGCGCACCTGCACGAAAGTCCGAGAGGCTACGAGCGGAAGCAGGATTTGCGGGGTTCGGTGAGCCATTATACCTTCGAAACCCGGGAGGAACTGGAGCGGAAACTGGAGAAATACAGCAGTCTGGCCGCCGTGGACCTGATTCGCAACAAGCGCAGCCTCAGCCTGTTCCATCAGGTTGCCGTGCCGCTGGCACTCTGGGTTCGGTGGTACCTGCTCCACAAAGGTTTTCTGGACGGGGCGCTGGGCTGGCGACTGGGCCTTTTTGCGTTCCGACACTCCTGGAAAAAATACGCGAAAGCCCGGGCGATTGTCCGGCAGGGAGGACTGCCTCCGGTGAATGAAGTGAAGGCTGGAGGAACGGTGGATGAAGAAGTTGCCGCTTGA
- a CDS encoding ammonium transporter has product MKKSSYLPLLVLLLISVLGILPQFNAVPGQIVTEGINSGDTAWMLVSSALVLLMTPGLAYFYGGMVNSKNVISTMLQSFIAMGVISILWVVCGFSLAFGESIGGFIGNPATFFMFNGVLDGKPWSLAATIPLVVFAFFQLKFAVITPALVTGSMAERINFRSYVLFMILFSLLVYTPLAHWTWHPDGFLFKMGVLDFAGGTVVHMSAGWAALAGAIYLKRRKSHEEANFLPPANIPFVLLGTGLLWFGWFGFNAGSAVGASALAASAFATTNTAAAAAGLAWVLFDAARGKKVSALGFAIGAVVGLVAITPAAGFVTIPTSIFIGTIAALVSNFVAHLRSKSNLDDTLDVFPCHGVGGMTGMVMTGIFATKAVNSAVAVEGLAFGEFELFFQHMKALLIVSAFAFGMSYLLLVITNAILPLRVSEEDEKVGLDVSQHDEYLVDA; this is encoded by the coding sequence ATGAAAAAATCCTCTTACCTCCCTCTCCTGGTACTGCTGCTCATCAGCGTACTGGGCATCCTGCCTCAGTTTAATGCCGTTCCGGGCCAAATCGTAACCGAAGGAATCAATTCCGGTGATACCGCCTGGATGCTCGTCTCGTCTGCCCTCGTTCTGCTCATGACCCCCGGTCTGGCTTACTTCTACGGCGGCATGGTGAACAGCAAAAACGTTATTTCGACCATGCTCCAGAGCTTTATCGCGATGGGTGTCATCAGCATTCTGTGGGTGGTGTGCGGCTTTAGCCTTGCTTTTGGTGAATCAATTGGTGGTTTTATAGGTAATCCGGCCACGTTCTTCATGTTCAACGGCGTGCTCGACGGCAAGCCCTGGAGCCTGGCCGCGACCATTCCTCTGGTGGTGTTCGCCTTCTTCCAACTGAAGTTCGCCGTCATTACGCCCGCACTGGTAACGGGTTCAATGGCTGAGCGGATCAACTTCCGGTCTTACGTCCTGTTCATGATACTTTTCAGCCTGCTGGTTTATACTCCGCTGGCGCACTGGACCTGGCATCCGGACGGCTTCCTGTTCAAGATGGGCGTTCTGGATTTCGCCGGGGGTACGGTAGTACACATGTCGGCGGGCTGGGCAGCTCTGGCCGGTGCCATTTACCTGAAGCGTCGTAAGTCACACGAGGAAGCCAACTTCCTGCCCCCCGCCAACATTCCGTTCGTGCTGCTGGGTACGGGTCTGCTGTGGTTCGGCTGGTTTGGTTTCAACGCCGGTTCGGCGGTAGGCGCTTCGGCGCTGGCGGCTTCGGCCTTTGCAACGACCAATACGGCGGCAGCGGCGGCCGGTCTGGCCTGGGTGCTGTTCGACGCGGCCCGCGGCAAGAAGGTTTCTGCCCTTGGCTTCGCAATCGGTGCGGTCGTTGGTCTGGTGGCCATTACGCCGGCTGCGGGTTTTGTAACCATCCCGACCTCCATCTTTATCGGTACGATTGCCGCCCTGGTTTCCAACTTTGTGGCTCACCTGCGCTCTAAATCAAACCTGGACGACACGCTGGACGTATTCCCCTGCCACGGGGTAGGCGGTATGACCGGCATGGTCATGACGGGCATCTTCGCTACCAAAGCCGTAAACTCAGCCGTTGCGGTGGAAGGTCTGGCTTTCGGCGAATTTGAACTGTTCTTCCAGCACATGAAGGCCCTCCTCATTGTGTCGGCCTTTGCTTTCGGAATGTCGTACCTGCTGCTGGTGATCACCAACGCGATCCTGCCGCTGCGCGTTTCTGAAGAAGACGAAAAAGTAGGTCTGGACGTCAGCCAGCACGACGAATATCTGGTTGATGCCTAG
- a CDS encoding outer membrane beta-barrel protein yields the protein MKKPLLLVGFMLTSLLSGAQDVTVDSAKPKEEENKGKFTFSGYIDSYYLGNLNKPKSRSNLGASNARAFDITAGQFSLGLVQTKIGYSNDKSDVVVDLTFGPNADLGQYGNLIGPLGRGTTALAIKQAYFNWKATDKLSITAGQFGTHIGYEVIDAPVNYNYSLSNLFNNGPFYHIGVKGTYAFSDKSSLMLGLVNNVDNLNDNNRAKGLIGQFFVSPASGWNVYLNGIVSNEASDDSLGKVSGSYALFDLTTTYQITEKFFLGLNAAVGSQKKDIQGFAPVKDGKSGWGGVALYSNYAVSSNFSLGARYEYFDNTSGARALRNRLGEGTNVNSVTLTGVITAASGHLLIKPEFRLDSYAKPDVRGAERQLQFEDKDGNFTKSSQSTVGLAFIYKF from the coding sequence ATGAAAAAACCTTTATTACTAGTAGGCTTTATGCTTACCTCCCTGCTTTCGGGAGCTCAGGACGTAACTGTAGATTCCGCTAAGCCCAAAGAAGAAGAAAACAAGGGGAAGTTCACCTTCTCCGGTTATATTGACAGCTATTACCTCGGCAACCTGAACAAACCCAAGAGCCGCAGCAACCTGGGAGCTTCCAACGCCCGGGCTTTCGACATCACCGCCGGCCAGTTTTCCCTCGGCCTGGTACAAACCAAAATCGGTTACAGCAACGACAAGTCCGACGTCGTAGTTGACCTCACCTTCGGTCCGAACGCCGACCTCGGCCAGTACGGCAACCTGATCGGGCCGCTCGGACGGGGCACCACGGCCCTGGCCATCAAACAGGCTTATTTTAACTGGAAAGCCACCGACAAGCTCAGCATCACCGCCGGTCAGTTCGGCACGCACATTGGCTACGAGGTGATCGACGCCCCGGTCAACTACAACTACTCGCTGTCGAACCTCTTCAACAACGGTCCTTTCTACCATATCGGCGTCAAAGGGACCTATGCCTTCAGCGATAAATCGTCCCTGATGCTGGGTCTGGTCAACAACGTGGACAACCTCAACGACAACAACCGGGCAAAGGGCCTGATCGGTCAGTTCTTTGTGTCGCCTGCTTCCGGCTGGAACGTTTACCTGAACGGGATCGTCAGCAACGAAGCTTCGGATGACTCGCTCGGCAAAGTGAGCGGTTCGTACGCCCTGTTCGACCTGACGACCACCTACCAGATCACCGAGAAGTTCTTCCTCGGCCTGAACGCGGCCGTTGGCTCGCAGAAAAAAGACATCCAGGGCTTTGCCCCGGTGAAAGACGGCAAATCGGGCTGGGGCGGCGTTGCGCTCTACTCCAACTACGCCGTGTCGAGCAACTTCTCCCTGGGTGCCCGCTACGAATACTTTGACAACACCAGCGGCGCCCGCGCTCTGCGGAACCGTCTGGGGGAAGGTACGAACGTAAATTCCGTCACACTGACGGGCGTTATCACGGCCGCTTCGGGCCATCTGCTCATCAAACCGGAGTTCCGTCTGGACAGCTACGCGAAGCCGGACGTTCGCGGTGCTGAGCGGCAGCTCCAGTTCGAAGACAAGGACGGCAACTTTACGAAGTCGTCCCAGTCCACGGTGGGTCTGGCGTTCATCTACAAATTCTAA
- a CDS encoding 4Fe-4S dicluster domain-containing protein, which produces MAIMITDECINCGACEPECPNTAIYEGGVEWTWGGGTALDVVDFGDGTVVSGKEAQAPVSNEFYYIVSDKCTECVGFHEEPQCAAVCPVDCCVPDPEHVEEEGTLLAKKAWLHAEPV; this is translated from the coding sequence ATGGCAATCATGATCACAGACGAGTGCATCAACTGCGGTGCCTGCGAACCGGAATGTCCGAACACGGCCATCTATGAAGGCGGCGTTGAGTGGACCTGGGGCGGGGGAACGGCGCTTGATGTAGTTGATTTCGGTGATGGTACCGTCGTTAGCGGCAAAGAAGCCCAGGCTCCGGTTTCCAACGAGTTTTATTATATCGTTTCTGATAAGTGTACGGAGTGCGTTGGTTTCCACGAGGAGCCCCAGTGCGCCGCGGTATGTCCCGTTGACTGCTGCGTCCCGGATCCTGAACATGTCGAAGAGGAAGGAACGTTGCTGGCCAAGAAAGCCTGGCTGCACGCCGAACCCGTGTAA
- a CDS encoding acyl-CoA reductase, whose translation MLLPQRIEAFVQLGNFLRDKDNQPEIQEAAERARGGNPWFTVENSLQALAALAGTFLTREALTQWTSNYSPEPSVSRSVGVVMAGNIPAVGFHDLLSILISGHRALLKPSSQDIALIQFLIKKITGISPELGERVRFVERINEAEAYIATGSDNTARYFEQYFAKKPHIIRKNRSSVALLDGQETPDDFRALGHDILDYFGLGCRNVSTLLVPQDYDYTALLDTLMPMAPTYVNHHKYVNNYDYNKSIYLVNGVPHLDNGFLLLTENPGLVSPISVVYCQPYASPEAAAQWLAERSHKIQVIASRQGTFPGSVPFGQTQRPGLTDYADGVDTMRFLESL comes from the coding sequence ATGCTATTACCGCAAAGAATAGAGGCTTTTGTTCAGCTGGGTAACTTCCTGAGAGACAAGGATAATCAACCGGAAATTCAGGAGGCGGCCGAACGCGCCCGCGGCGGCAATCCCTGGTTTACGGTCGAGAACAGTCTCCAGGCACTGGCAGCATTGGCCGGTACTTTTCTGACCCGGGAGGCTCTGACGCAGTGGACCTCAAACTATTCACCAGAACCCTCCGTAAGCCGTTCTGTAGGCGTGGTCATGGCCGGTAACATTCCGGCGGTCGGTTTTCATGACCTTCTGAGCATTCTCATCAGCGGACACCGGGCCCTGCTGAAGCCAAGCTCCCAGGATATTGCACTTATCCAATTTTTAATAAAAAAAATAACAGGAATCAGCCCGGAACTGGGCGAACGGGTCCGCTTCGTGGAACGCATCAACGAAGCCGAAGCCTACATCGCAACCGGGAGCGACAACACGGCCCGGTACTTCGAACAGTACTTTGCCAAAAAGCCGCATATCATCCGCAAGAACCGCAGTTCCGTGGCCCTTCTGGACGGACAGGAAACGCCGGACGACTTCAGGGCACTCGGCCACGATATTCTGGACTACTTCGGACTGGGCTGCCGGAACGTGTCTACCCTGCTCGTTCCGCAGGACTATGATTATACCGCCCTGCTCGATACGCTGATGCCGATGGCGCCGACCTACGTCAACCACCATAAATACGTCAACAACTACGATTACAACAAGTCGATTTACCTCGTCAACGGCGTGCCCCATCTGGACAACGGATTCCTGCTGCTGACCGAAAACCCGGGGCTGGTTTCGCCCATTTCGGTGGTTTACTGCCAGCCGTATGCTTCTCCCGAAGCCGCCGCCCAGTGGCTGGCCGAACGGAGCCACAAAATTCAGGTGATCGCCTCCCGGCAGGGAACGTTTCCCGGCAGCGTCCCGTTCGGACAAACCCAGCGGCCCGGCCTGACGGACTATGCCGACGGAGTGGACACGATGCGCTTCCTCGAAAGCCTCTGA
- a CDS encoding RNA polymerase sigma factor yields MRLFSRQLSDQELVEGIRNEGPRRRYFENKLYDQFAYLIRDGVRKNRLSEEDAASAYSDAIFTVIEHISNGRFEGLAKLKTYLTRIFTNKCVDFIRKNTTNRSSVNQAVSLDDLAVQIPDSVKSVVQGLISQQEHDLLRARLQTLTGKCREMLLTWAEGFSDAEIAETLGYHSAAVAKTSRLRCLEQLRELYRTSKS; encoded by the coding sequence ATGCGGCTCTTTTCCAGGCAACTATCCGACCAGGAATTAGTAGAAGGTATCCGGAACGAAGGCCCCCGGCGTCGTTATTTCGAGAACAAGCTTTACGATCAGTTTGCTTACCTGATCCGCGACGGCGTCCGCAAAAACCGCCTGAGCGAAGAGGATGCCGCCAGCGCTTATTCGGACGCTATTTTTACCGTCATTGAGCACATCAGCAACGGCCGTTTTGAGGGCCTGGCGAAGCTCAAAACCTACCTGACCCGGATTTTCACCAACAAGTGTGTTGACTTTATTCGAAAGAACACGACTAATCGAAGTAGCGTAAACCAGGCCGTGTCGCTCGACGATCTGGCCGTTCAGATTCCGGATTCGGTCAAATCGGTCGTCCAGGGTCTCATCAGCCAGCAGGAGCACGACCTGTTGCGGGCCCGCCTGCAAACGCTCACCGGCAAGTGCCGGGAGATGCTGTTGACTTGGGCAGAAGGTTTCTCTGACGCCGAAATTGCGGAGACCCTGGGCTACCATTCTGCCGCGGTTGCCAAAACCAGCCGCTTACGCTGCCTTGAACAATTGCGGGAACTTTATCGGACCAGCAAGTCATGA
- a CDS encoding tetratricopeptide repeat protein — MTPFEQIDDYFNGQMPPEERSRFEDAIRTDGELAEAVAFYLSARQAAKTEYRRQRRQEWEARRPVVPEAEPRRVRVWSYAAAASLALLLGVSWYLQEANPSAQEMADQYATEITTLGRTMGSEQDSLQRGIRLYNEGRFSEALALFDQQLARDPANEKALELSGIVSLRTGNYDQAINQFDRLSRRTELASNPGLYYKAVALLKRNLPNDKKEARQLLETLIKRNLDGSREASRLLEEF, encoded by the coding sequence ATGACGCCATTCGAACAGATAGACGATTATTTTAACGGACAGATGCCGCCCGAGGAGCGCAGCCGCTTCGAGGACGCCATCCGGACCGACGGGGAACTGGCCGAGGCCGTTGCCTTTTATCTGAGTGCCCGGCAAGCTGCCAAAACCGAATACCGTCGGCAGCGCCGCCAGGAGTGGGAAGCCCGCCGCCCGGTGGTGCCGGAGGCCGAACCCCGCCGGGTCAGGGTGTGGTCCTACGCCGCGGCAGCCAGCCTGGCGCTGTTGCTGGGCGTGAGCTGGTACCTCCAGGAGGCAAACCCGTCCGCTCAGGAAATGGCCGACCAGTACGCCACCGAAATCACCACGCTCGGCCGGACGATGGGCAGTGAGCAGGATTCGCTGCAGCGGGGCATCCGCCTGTATAACGAAGGCCGGTTTTCCGAGGCCCTTGCCCTGTTCGATCAGCAGCTGGCGCGCGATCCGGCCAACGAAAAAGCGCTCGAACTTTCGGGAATTGTTTCCCTCCGCACCGGGAATTACGACCAAGCCATCAACCAGTTCGACCGGCTGAGCCGCCGCACCGAGTTAGCCTCCAATCCCGGCCTGTATTACAAAGCCGTGGCGCTTCTGAAACGGAATTTACCGAATGATAAAAAGGAAGCCCGCCAGTTGCTGGAGACCTTGATTAAGAGGAACTTGGATGGAAGCCGCGAAGCCAGTCGCCTTCTGGAAGAATTTTAA